From Flavobacterium alkalisoli, the proteins below share one genomic window:
- a CDS encoding DUF2723 domain-containing protein, giving the protein MDDFYFKKRNLILGWISFAIALTVYALTVEPTMSFWDCGEYISTSAKLQVGHPPGAPFFQITGAFFAMFASSKENIALMVNMVSAVSAAFAILFMFWSTTLLLKNIVSSFTTITKGNTIMILGSAFTGSMALTFSDTFWFNATEAEVYAMASLFISLLMWAGLRWGEEMHTPRGNRWLLIICFLIGISFGVHFLALLTIPSIGLIYYFKNYKKVTIRNFIIANIAIVGILFFVFKFLMPYTMALFGKTEIFVVNTFGLPFNSGTILMAIIVVSLFYLGLRYTRQKGFALYNTAILGVLFMFIGFSSWIMLSVRSNAGVVINELPPTDAAELLAYYNRENYGEQKVFYGPLYTEAYAGLDPETPFKDGKPNYERDYKTGKYVVVNNYKNAVHNTNSAHDAILPRMTSDKHAANYMAYTAPPKFRINPNYDFTQDLPKYGINPNTVTEVEAMEAIAQIKNQLSDVITQFRTAYNSGDIGNKGYDEFLKAYKDYLIVEKPSFSQNMQFMVEYQFGYMFWRYLMWNFAGKQSDIQGEGDFINGNWLSGFTNIDEARLGPQSHLTSDMLNNKGRNVYYFIPFILGILGFVFHARKDPKSFYVLLVLFVFMSFALKVFLNEKPYEVRERDYVMVGAFYVFAIWIAMGVYSIYNILQKQMSQKITAPLVLGIALLSTPVLMAAENWDDHDRSGRDTALVMAKAYLDSCDPNAILFTSADNDTFPLWYAQEIEEFRTDIKVACTTYLPADWYIDQMKQKTYKADPLPISLEHKQYVDGTRDFVLYVPRTEERIDINDFMDFITSDDERTQVELTNGHMSNYYPTNKIRIPVDREAVIKNKVVSPDLYDSIVPYIDIDLPKEAIFKHHIVMLDIIRNNNWERPVYFSGGSLKDEDYLWLKDYLQLDGMTYKLIPVKTQVLKDKPIDIGHIDAEKMFDTVMRWDWGSSDKKIYHDPETRRNSVTYRKNLARLTDTLLEQGKTGKAKVIIDLAVTKLPVKDYGYYYMSEPFAEGYYKVGEKEKARELLSILIEKQQEQITFYNSVDAPGDIEGYYNLLQMAKENGDTEFYEKQLPAFDRYYKMMARFIQDNG; this is encoded by the coding sequence ATGGACGATTTTTACTTTAAAAAACGGAATTTAATTCTAGGCTGGATTTCTTTTGCAATTGCACTTACGGTTTACGCTTTAACCGTAGAACCCACAATGAGTTTTTGGGATTGCGGTGAATATATATCCACTTCAGCCAAATTACAGGTAGGCCATCCGCCGGGAGCACCTTTCTTCCAGATTACAGGTGCCTTTTTTGCCATGTTTGCTTCCTCAAAAGAAAATATAGCACTTATGGTAAATATGGTTTCGGCAGTTTCGGCTGCATTTGCTATACTTTTTATGTTTTGGTCAACCACCCTGTTGCTTAAAAATATTGTTTCATCGTTCACAACCATTACAAAAGGCAACACCATAATGATTTTAGGCAGTGCCTTTACAGGCAGCATGGCATTGACTTTCTCTGATACTTTTTGGTTTAACGCTACCGAAGCCGAAGTATATGCCATGGCATCACTGTTTATATCATTATTAATGTGGGCAGGACTACGCTGGGGAGAAGAAATGCACACTCCCAGAGGAAACAGATGGCTGTTAATTATCTGTTTTCTTATAGGAATATCTTTCGGGGTTCACTTCCTGGCTTTGTTAACCATTCCGTCAATAGGCCTTATCTACTATTTTAAGAATTATAAAAAGGTTACCATAAGGAATTTTATAATCGCTAATATAGCCATAGTAGGCATACTGTTTTTTGTTTTCAAATTCCTTATGCCATATACCATGGCTTTATTTGGTAAAACTGAAATCTTTGTGGTAAACACATTTGGATTACCGTTTAACTCCGGAACCATACTAATGGCAATAATAGTAGTATCCTTATTTTATTTAGGTTTACGCTATACAAGGCAAAAAGGCTTTGCACTATACAATACAGCTATACTGGGTGTCCTGTTCATGTTTATAGGGTTTTCAAGCTGGATAATGCTATCGGTCCGATCAAACGCAGGTGTGGTTATTAATGAATTACCTCCTACAGATGCTGCCGAACTTTTAGCATACTATAATCGTGAGAATTATGGGGAGCAAAAAGTATTTTATGGTCCGCTATACACCGAGGCTTATGCGGGTCTTGACCCAGAAACACCTTTTAAGGATGGAAAGCCAAATTATGAACGCGACTATAAAACCGGAAAATACGTTGTGGTAAACAATTATAAAAACGCAGTCCACAACACCAATAGCGCACACGATGCCATATTACCCCGCATGACAAGCGATAAGCACGCTGCAAACTACATGGCTTATACCGCCCCTCCTAAATTCAGGATCAACCCTAACTACGACTTTACTCAGGATCTGCCTAAATATGGCATTAACCCAAATACGGTTACAGAAGTTGAAGCCATGGAGGCCATAGCACAGATAAAAAATCAGCTTAGTGATGTTATAACACAATTTAGGACCGCTTATAACAGCGGCGACATAGGCAATAAGGGGTATGATGAATTCCTAAAAGCCTATAAAGATTATCTAATAGTAGAAAAACCATCTTTTAGCCAAAACATGCAGTTTATGGTTGAGTATCAGTTTGGCTATATGTTTTGGCGCTACCTTATGTGGAATTTTGCAGGCAAACAAAGCGACATACAGGGAGAAGGCGATTTTATTAACGGAAACTGGCTTAGCGGATTCACAAACATAGACGAAGCAAGACTGGGACCACAAAGCCATCTTACCAGTGATATGCTAAACAACAAGGGTCGCAATGTATATTACTTTATACCTTTTATATTAGGGATACTGGGATTTGTGTTCCATGCCCGTAAAGACCCTAAAAGCTTTTATGTTCTTTTGGTACTTTTTGTATTCATGAGTTTTGCACTTAAGGTATTTCTAAATGAAAAACCATATGAAGTAAGGGAAAGGGACTATGTAATGGTTGGTGCATTTTATGTTTTTGCAATATGGATTGCCATGGGCGTTTATTCCATTTACAATATTTTGCAAAAACAAATGAGTCAGAAAATCACAGCTCCTTTAGTATTAGGCATTGCACTTTTAAGCACCCCGGTACTTATGGCAGCCGAAAACTGGGACGACCACGACCGTTCCGGCAGGGACACCGCACTGGTTATGGCAAAAGCCTATCTGGACTCCTGCGACCCTAATGCCATATTGTTTACATCGGCAGATAATGACACTTTCCCATTATGGTATGCTCAGGAAATTGAGGAGTTCCGTACCGATATAAAAGTAGCATGCACTACTTACTTACCTGCGGACTGGTACATAGACCAAATGAAGCAAAAGACATATAAAGCAGACCCCCTGCCAATATCACTTGAGCACAAGCAGTATGTAGACGGCACCCGTGATTTTGTTTTATACGTACCAAGAACTGAAGAGCGTATAGACATTAATGATTTCATGGATTTTATAACCTCTGATGACGAACGTACTCAGGTAGAGCTAACCAACGGACACATGTCTAACTACTACCCTACAAACAAAATACGCATTCCTGTAGACAGGGAAGCCGTTATTAAGAACAAGGTAGTGTCACCAGATCTTTATGACTCCATTGTTCCTTATATAGATATCGACCTGCCTAAAGAAGCTATATTTAAGCATCACATTGTAATGCTGGACATTATAAGAAACAACAACTGGGAGCGACCTGTTTATTTTTCAGGAGGAAGCCTTAAGGATGAGGATTATTTATGGCTAAAGGACTACCTGCAGCTTGACGGAATGACTTACAAGCTTATCCCTGTTAAAACACAAGTTCTAAAAGACAAACCTATAGATATAGGCCACATTGATGCAGAGAAAATGTTTGACACGGTTATGCGATGGGATTGGGGCAGCAGTGATAAAAAAATATATCATGACCCTGAAACGAGAAGAAACAGTGTTACCTACAGAAAAAACCTTGCCCGACTAACCGACACCTTATTAGAACAGGGCAAAACAGGCAAGGCCAAAGTAATAATAGACCTTGCAGTAACTAAACTACCTGTAAAAGATTATGGCTACTATTACATGTCAGAACCTTTTGCCGAAGGTTATTATAAGGTTGGCGAAAAAGAAAAAGCCAGAGAGTTGCTCTCTATACTAATAGAAAAACAGCAGGAACAGATAACCTTTTACAACTCGGTTGATGCTCCGGGAGATATAGAAGGGTATTACAACCTACTCCAAATGGCAAAAGAAAACGGAGACACCGAATTTTACGAAAAACAACTACCCGCCTTTGACCGCTATTATAAGATGATGGCGCGGTTTATACAGGATAACGGATAG
- a CDS encoding universal stress protein — MKRILVPTDFSDHAEYALKVAAQIARKNNGEIYLLHMLEMPSHISNDGIGESNAVGSSSDIPEVMFFMEKTRERFQEVVNEPYLQGINIVEAIQFEKAFDGIISHSKKHNIDLVVMGSHGASGFREMFIGSNTEKVVRTSDIPVLVIKKEEGEFNPQNFVFASDFSSEIKKPFKDVVAFANAFDANLHLVFVNTPNDFKSTHAAEKLIHDFTADANIKNGYTTHIYNDINVEKGILHFSNKVNADLIGMCTHGRQGLAHFFNGSISEDLVNHAVRPVVTFKI, encoded by the coding sequence ATGAAAAGAATTTTAGTTCCTACCGACTTCTCTGATCACGCCGAGTATGCCCTAAAGGTTGCCGCACAAATTGCACGTAAAAACAATGGCGAGATATACCTTTTACACATGCTTGAAATGCCGTCTCACATTAGTAACGACGGTATTGGAGAAAGTAACGCAGTAGGCAGCAGCAGCGATATTCCTGAAGTTATGTTCTTTATGGAAAAAACACGCGAGCGTTTTCAGGAAGTGGTAAACGAGCCATACCTGCAGGGAATAAACATAGTTGAAGCTATACAGTTTGAAAAAGCTTTTGACGGTATTATATCTCACAGCAAAAAACACAACATCGACCTTGTTGTAATGGGTTCTCACGGAGCTAGCGGTTTCAGGGAAATGTTTATCGGATCAAATACAGAAAAAGTTGTTCGTACATCAGACATCCCGGTACTGGTTATTAAAAAAGAAGAAGGTGAATTCAATCCGCAAAACTTCGTATTTGCATCTGACTTCTCAAGCGAAATCAAAAAACCATTTAAAGATGTAGTAGCTTTTGCAAATGCCTTTGACGCTAACCTGCACCTGGTATTTGTAAATACTCCAAACGACTTTAAGTCTACTCATGCCGCAGAAAAACTGATTCACGACTTTACAGCTGATGCAAACATCAAGAACGGATATACTACACATATCTATAATGATATTAATGTAGAAAAAGGAATTCTCCACTTCTCAAACAAAGTGAATGCTGACCTTATAGGTATGTGCACACACGGAAGACAGGGACTTGCTCACTTTTTTAACGGAAGTATTAGCGAAGATTTAGTAAATCACGCGGTAAGACCGGTTGTTACCTTTAAAATATAA
- the rimP gene encoding ribosome assembly cofactor RimP, which produces MTFKEKVAELVNIALEERPSLFLIDLSISDSNKISVILDGDNGVNLQDCIDVSRAVEHNLDREEQDFSLEVASAGATSPLKNIRQYRKNLGRTLKVKTAQEEIEAKLTEANDEHIVLEWKAREPKKVGKGKETVEKKAEIPYGDIKEAVVVIKF; this is translated from the coding sequence ATGACATTTAAAGAGAAAGTTGCTGAACTGGTGAACATAGCGCTGGAAGAGCGCCCTTCACTGTTTCTTATAGATCTTTCCATAAGCGATTCTAACAAAATAAGTGTTATACTGGATGGTGATAATGGTGTAAACCTGCAGGACTGTATTGATGTTAGCAGGGCGGTAGAGCACAACCTTGACAGGGAAGAACAGGATTTTTCACTTGAGGTAGCTTCGGCCGGTGCAACCAGTCCGTTAAAAAATATCAGACAGTATAGAAAAAATCTTGGAAGGACGCTTAAAGTGAAGACCGCACAGGAAGAAATCGAGGCAAAATTAACCGAAGCCAACGATGAGCATATTGTGCTGGAATGGAAGGCAAGAGAACCTAAAAAAGTAGGTAAAGGGAAAGAAACCGTTGAGAAAAAAGCGGAAATTCCTTATGGAGACATAAAAGAAGCAGTTGTTGTAATAAAATTTTAA
- the nusA gene encoding transcription termination factor NusA → MENIALIDSFSEFKDDKLIDRVTLMAILEDVFRNALKKKYGSDDNFDIIINPDKGDMEIWRNRVVVADGEVEDPNQEISLSEARKIEPDFEVGEDVSEEVKLIQLGRRAILALRQNLISKIHEHDNTNLYKQFKDLIGDIYTAEVHHVRPKAVILVDDEGNEIVLPKEKQIPSDFFRKGDNVRGIIENVELKGNKPQIIMSRTSEKFLEKLFEQEIPEVFDGLITVKKVVRIPGEKAKVAVDSYDDRIDPVGACVGMKGSRIHGIVRELGNENIDVINYTTNTQLYITRALSPAKVSSIKIDEDKKSAEVFLKLEEVSKAIGRGGHNIKLAGLLTGYELDVIREGNLEDEDVELTEFSDEIEGWIIEEFAKIGLDTARSVLNQDVKDLVRRTDLEEETVLEVIRILKEEFED, encoded by the coding sequence ATGGAAAATATTGCATTAATCGATTCGTTTTCAGAGTTTAAAGATGATAAGCTGATAGATCGTGTTACCCTAATGGCGATCCTGGAAGATGTATTTAGGAATGCACTAAAGAAAAAATATGGTTCTGACGATAACTTTGATATCATCATTAACCCTGATAAGGGGGATATGGAAATATGGAGGAACCGTGTGGTGGTAGCCGATGGTGAGGTAGAAGACCCTAACCAGGAGATTTCCCTTTCTGAAGCAAGAAAAATCGAGCCTGACTTTGAAGTTGGTGAAGATGTTTCTGAAGAGGTTAAGCTAATCCAGTTAGGCCGCAGGGCTATACTTGCATTACGTCAAAACCTTATTTCTAAGATACACGAACACGATAATACTAACCTTTATAAGCAGTTTAAAGACCTTATAGGGGATATTTATACGGCAGAAGTGCACCATGTTCGACCAAAAGCTGTAATTTTGGTGGATGATGAGGGTAACGAAATCGTTCTGCCTAAAGAAAAACAAATCCCGTCTGACTTCTTCAGAAAAGGAGATAACGTTCGCGGTATAATTGAAAATGTTGAGCTTAAAGGAAATAAGCCGCAAATCATTATGTCAAGAACATCAGAGAAATTCCTTGAGAAATTATTTGAACAGGAAATTCCGGAAGTTTTTGACGGACTTATTACTGTTAAGAAAGTAGTAAGGATACCGGGCGAGAAAGCGAAAGTGGCTGTAGATTCTTATGATGACAGAATTGACCCTGTAGGTGCCTGTGTGGGTATGAAAGGTTCAAGAATTCACGGAATCGTTCGCGAGCTTGGTAACGAAAATATAGATGTAATTAACTATACGACTAATACACAGCTTTATATAACAAGAGCACTTAGCCCTGCTAAGGTTTCTTCAATCAAAATTGATGAGGATAAAAAATCTGCAGAGGTGTTCTTAAAGCTAGAAGAGGTGTCTAAGGCTATTGGCCGAGGTGGTCATAACATTAAGCTTGCCGGGTTGCTTACAGGATATGAGCTTGATGTTATACGTGAAGGTAATCTTGAAGATGAGGATGTTGAATTAACAGAATTCTCAGATGAAATTGAAGGATGGATTATTGAAGAGTTCGCTAAAATAGGACTTGATACTGCAAGAAGCGTACTTAACCAGGATGTGAAAGACCTTGTAAGAAGGACTGACCTGGAAGAAGAAACAGTTCTTGAAGTGATAAGAATATTGAAAGAAGAGTTTGAAGATTAA
- the infB gene encoding translation initiation factor IF-2, with protein MSEDRVIRINKVLRELNISLDRAVEFLKDMGQAIDASPNAKISNEEYSALKRQFSADQSKKEASLEVSEEKKKEKEALRLERERELEEKRKQEEEKQRQEVVRAKASLSGPVAVGKIDLNPKKAQEEPSDTPQAPKQEEAPAKAAEAPVAKEEKPAETPKAEVKEEKAEEKKAPEAPKQPEAEKKQEAPKVEKKPEPQAPKAEAPKTDAPAPQGDDKIKTQYQKLSGATFTGQTIDLSQFNKPKKKKEEPKKDNKPGGQNQGQGNNNNKNKRKRITTKPQGQGQGQGGQNQGGQNQGQGGNRPGGQGGPKFGNKDFNKNKRQAIVNKVEPTEEEVKNQIRETLEKLQGKGSKSKAAKYRRDKRETHRQRTDDEQRQLEEGSKVLKVTEFVTVGEIATMMDVPITKVISVCMSLGIMVTMNQRLDAETLSIVADEFGYEVEFITTDIEEAKEVVEDKDEDLEFRAPIVTVMGHVDHGKTSLLDYIRKENVIAGESGGITQHIGAYGVTLESGQKIAFLDTPGHEAFTAMRARGAQVTDIAIIVIAADDDIMPQTKEAINHAQAAGVPIIFAINKVDKPTANPEKIKERLAGMNLLVEDWGGKIQSHDISAKTGLGVKELLEKVLLEAEILDLKANPNKPAVGTVVEAFLDKGRGYVSTVLVQGGTLKVGDYVLAGKHHGKVKAMQDERGNNIKEAGPSTPISILGLDGAPTAGDKFNVFEDEKEAKQIAAKRTQLLREQAVRTQRHITLAEIGRRIALGQFKELNIILKGDVDGSVEALSDSFSKLSTEEIQINIIHKGVGAITESDVLLASASDAIIIGFNVRPMGGAKQLAEKEEIDIRNYSIIYDAIDDVKDAMEGMLSPELKEEVTGTAEIRETFKISKVGTIAGCMVTDGKIFRSSKIRLIRDGVVIYTGELSTLKRFKDDVKEVSKGYDCGMQIKNYNDIQVYDVIEAFQEVEVKKTLK; from the coding sequence ATGTCTGAAGATAGAGTAATAAGAATAAATAAAGTTTTAAGGGAATTAAACATTTCGCTGGACAGGGCTGTTGAGTTTCTTAAGGACATGGGGCAAGCTATTGATGCTAGTCCTAATGCCAAGATATCCAACGAGGAATATTCGGCGCTTAAAAGACAGTTTTCTGCTGATCAGAGCAAGAAAGAGGCTTCTCTTGAGGTGAGTGAAGAGAAAAAGAAGGAGAAGGAGGCTTTAAGGCTGGAGAGAGAGCGTGAACTGGAAGAAAAGCGCAAACAGGAAGAAGAGAAACAAAGACAGGAGGTAGTGCGTGCAAAAGCATCATTATCAGGCCCGGTTGCAGTAGGGAAAATAGACCTTAATCCTAAAAAAGCTCAGGAAGAACCTTCAGACACTCCTCAGGCTCCAAAACAGGAAGAAGCACCTGCTAAAGCTGCCGAAGCTCCGGTAGCTAAGGAAGAGAAACCTGCCGAAACTCCTAAAGCGGAAGTTAAGGAAGAAAAAGCCGAAGAGAAAAAAGCTCCGGAGGCTCCTAAACAGCCGGAAGCTGAGAAAAAACAGGAAGCTCCTAAAGTAGAGAAAAAGCCGGAACCTCAGGCTCCTAAGGCAGAAGCTCCAAAAACAGATGCTCCTGCCCCTCAGGGTGATGATAAAATCAAAACTCAGTACCAAAAACTTTCGGGTGCTACTTTTACAGGGCAAACTATTGACCTTTCTCAGTTTAATAAGCCTAAAAAGAAAAAAGAGGAGCCTAAGAAAGATAACAAGCCAGGCGGACAAAACCAAGGTCAGGGTAACAACAATAACAAAAACAAGAGAAAAAGGATTACTACTAAGCCTCAGGGGCAAGGTCAGGGTCAGGGTGGACAAAACCAGGGCGGACAGAACCAAGGGCAAGGCGGTAACCGACCAGGAGGCCAGGGCGGACCTAAATTTGGAAACAAAGATTTCAACAAAAACAAACGTCAGGCTATTGTTAATAAGGTTGAGCCTACTGAAGAAGAGGTTAAAAACCAAATCAGAGAAACCCTTGAGAAACTTCAGGGTAAAGGAAGCAAATCTAAAGCTGCAAAATATAGAAGAGACAAGCGTGAAACGCACCGTCAACGTACAGATGATGAGCAAAGACAGTTAGAAGAAGGAAGCAAAGTGCTTAAGGTAACCGAGTTTGTTACCGTAGGGGAAATTGCTACAATGATGGATGTGCCTATTACTAAGGTAATCTCTGTATGTATGTCTTTAGGTATCATGGTTACCATGAACCAGCGTCTTGATGCAGAAACGCTTTCTATTGTTGCTGATGAATTTGGTTATGAAGTAGAGTTTATTACTACCGATATTGAAGAAGCAAAAGAGGTTGTTGAAGATAAAGATGAGGATCTTGAATTCAGAGCTCCTATTGTAACGGTAATGGGTCACGTAGACCACGGTAAAACATCGTTACTTGACTACATTCGTAAAGAAAATGTTATTGCAGGTGAGTCGGGTGGTATAACACAGCATATTGGTGCTTATGGGGTAACTCTTGAAAGCGGTCAGAAAATCGCATTCCTTGATACACCGGGTCACGAGGCGTTTACCGCGATGCGTGCACGTGGTGCTCAGGTTACCGATATCGCAATTATTGTGATTGCTGCCGATGACGACATCATGCCGCAAACTAAAGAGGCAATTAACCACGCACAGGCTGCTGGTGTGCCAATTATATTTGCTATAAACAAAGTGGATAAGCCAACTGCAAATCCGGAGAAAATTAAGGAAAGACTTGCAGGTATGAATCTACTTGTAGAAGATTGGGGTGGTAAAATACAATCACACGATATCTCTGCAAAAACAGGTTTAGGTGTAAAAGAACTATTAGAAAAAGTATTATTAGAGGCTGAGATATTAGATCTTAAAGCTAATCCTAATAAGCCTGCTGTAGGTACTGTTGTAGAAGCCTTCCTTGATAAAGGTAGGGGTTATGTGTCAACAGTTCTTGTACAGGGAGGTACATTAAAAGTAGGAGATTATGTTCTTGCTGGTAAGCATCACGGTAAAGTGAAAGCTATGCAGGATGAGCGTGGTAATAATATTAAAGAGGCAGGGCCATCTACACCAATATCTATATTGGGTCTTGATGGTGCGCCAACAGCAGGTGATAAGTTTAACGTGTTTGAAGATGAGAAAGAAGCTAAGCAAATTGCTGCTAAGCGTACCCAGTTACTTCGTGAGCAGGCTGTTCGTACACAAAGACATATTACTCTTGCCGAGATTGGAAGAAGGATTGCACTTGGACAGTTTAAAGAACTTAACATTATCCTTAAAGGTGACGTGGATGGTTCGGTTGAGGCGCTTTCAGATTCATTCTCTAAACTTTCAACAGAAGAAATTCAAATCAATATCATACATAAAGGTGTAGGTGCGATTACAGAATCTGACGTATTACTTGCTTCTGCTTCAGATGCTATTATTATCGGATTCAACGTGCGTCCTATGGGAGGTGCTAAGCAGCTTGCAGAAAAAGAGGAAATCGATATCAGAAACTACTCTATCATCTATGATGCTATTGATGATGTTAAGGATGCGATGGAAGGTATGCTTTCTCCTGAGCTTAAAGAAGAAGTTACCGGTACTGCTGAGATACGTGAAACATTTAAGATCTCTAAAGTGGGTACTATTGCCGGATGTATGGTTACAGATGGTAAGATATTCCGTAGCTCTAAGATACGTCTTATCAGGGATGGTGTTGTAATCTACACGGGTGAGCTTTCTACACTTAAACGTTTCAAAGACGACGTTAAAGAGGTGTCTAAAGGTTATGACTGTGGTATGCAGATTAAAAACTACAACGACATTCAGGTTTATGATGTTATTGAGGCATTCCAGGAAGTGGAAGTTAAAAAGACGCTTAAATAA
- a CDS encoding SPOR domain-containing protein, with the protein MRILKIKHIKLLAVFLTFYSLETVAQQQENNISQDPKFEQLLSEKRKLNSNTDINDRYKIQIFYGENDKARKTLAEFKKEFENIDGTIIFESPTYKVWVGSFKTRIEGEKNLIAIKEKYPYALLIKPTK; encoded by the coding sequence ATGAGAATTTTAAAAATAAAACACATAAAATTGCTTGCAGTTTTTCTTACTTTTTATTCGCTTGAAACTGTGGCACAACAGCAGGAAAATAACATTTCTCAAGACCCGAAATTTGAACAATTATTAAGCGAAAAAAGAAAACTTAACTCCAATACAGATATTAACGACCGATACAAGATTCAGATCTTTTACGGAGAGAACGATAAAGCCAGAAAAACGCTTGCTGAGTTTAAAAAAGAATTTGAAAATATAGACGGGACAATAATATTTGAGAGCCCTACATACAAGGTTTGGGTAGGCAGTTTTAAAACCCGGATAGAAGGTGAAAAGAACCTTATAGCGATAAAAGAAAAATACCCTTACGCCTTATTGATTAAGCCAACGAAATAA
- a CDS encoding c-type cytochrome — protein MKKVGNHTSFSRILIFCLALSLSFSIASYAQDTAAAGTEAETAASAGAGDPVKGKELFNSLCASCHKLDGKSTGPALRGVADKHDREWLYKWVHNSSELIKSGDPVAVKLFADNNNVTMTAFPQLSNQDIDDIMAYTSAPAPAPETPVGGQVVVQESGASNNLILGALVLVLIVLVVMLVLVNRTLRRVAAANGVEVAKQDSTISLWQAYARNQFLVLVTTILLILTGGYFLYGYLMQVGVDQGYEPIQPIHFSHKIHAGENGIDCKYCHSSARVSKTSGIPSLNVCMNCHKNISEFTGSKDSTYVEYSKEFYNGEIQKLYDAVGWDKSAQQYTGKTKPVKWVRIHNLPDFVYFNHSQHVSVAGVECQKCHGPVETFEVMKQHAPLTMGWCINCHRETNVKVEGNDYYKKIHDELAKKYGVQKLTAANMGGTECGKCHY, from the coding sequence ATGAAAAAAGTGGGTAACCATACTTCGTTTTCGAGAATTTTAATTTTCTGTTTAGCTTTATCGCTTTCATTCTCAATCGCTTCTTATGCTCAGGACACTGCTGCTGCCGGTACTGAAGCTGAGACAGCTGCTTCGGCCGGTGCCGGAGACCCTGTAAAAGGTAAAGAACTATTTAATTCCCTTTGTGCTTCATGTCACAAACTTGACGGTAAATCAACAGGTCCTGCTTTAAGAGGAGTTGCTGATAAACACGATCGTGAGTGGCTTTACAAATGGGTTCATAATAGTAGTGAGTTAATCAAGTCAGGTGATCCTGTTGCTGTTAAGCTTTTTGCTGATAACAACAATGTTACAATGACTGCATTTCCTCAGCTTTCAAATCAGGATATAGATGATATCATGGCGTATACGTCTGCTCCTGCTCCTGCTCCGGAGACTCCTGTTGGAGGTCAGGTTGTTGTTCAGGAAAGTGGTGCGTCTAATAATTTGATTCTTGGTGCACTTGTACTGGTTCTTATTGTTCTTGTTGTAATGCTTGTGCTTGTAAACAGGACTTTAAGAAGAGTTGCTGCTGCAAACGGTGTTGAAGTTGCAAAGCAGGATTCAACAATATCATTATGGCAGGCTTATGCAAGAAATCAGTTCCTGGTTCTTGTTACTACTATATTATTAATCTTAACAGGCGGTTACTTCCTTTACGGTTACCTAATGCAGGTAGGTGTAGATCAGGGGTACGAGCCAATCCAGCCAATACACTTCTCTCACAAAATACACGCAGGTGAAAACGGTATCGACTGTAAATACTGTCACTCTTCTGCAAGAGTAAGTAAAACTTCAGGTATACCTTCTCTTAATGTTTGTATGAACTGTCATAAAAACATCTCTGAGTTTACAGGTAGTAAAGATTCTACTTATGTTGAGTATTCTAAAGAATTCTACAATGGAGAAATCCAAAAGCTATATGATGCTGTTGGATGGGATAAATCTGCACAACAATACACAGGTAAAACTAAACCGGTTAAATGGGTTAGAATTCACAACCTTCCAGACTTTGTTTACTTCAACCACTCTCAGCACGTTTCTGTAGCTGGTGTTGAATGTCAGAAATGTCACGGTCCTGTTGAGACATTTGAGGTTATGAAGCAACATGCTCCATTAACAATGGGATGGTGTATTAACTGTCACAGAGAGACAAATGTAAAAGTAGAGGGTAACGACTACTACAAAAAAATCCACGACGAACTTGCTAAGAAATATGGTGTGCAGAAACTTACAGCTGCCAACATGGGAGGTACAGAGTGTGGTAAATGTCACTATTAA